The following proteins are co-located in the Siansivirga zeaxanthinifaciens CC-SAMT-1 genome:
- a CDS encoding DUF6691 family protein — translation MKYIKFLLIGMFFGIVLVKSEAVSWYRIYEMFRFQSFHMYGIIGTAIVSGIILLQLSKRNIIKGANGSPIVVPLKENGFKRYIFGGIIFGFGWALIGACPGPLYILLGTGVYSMAIVIIAAIFGTFIYGIIKDKLPH, via the coding sequence ATGAAATACATTAAGTTTTTATTAATTGGGATGTTTTTTGGGATTGTTTTAGTGAAATCTGAAGCTGTATCTTGGTATAGAATATATGAAATGTTTAGATTTCAATCGTTTCATATGTATGGCATTATTGGCACGGCCATTGTAAGTGGTATAATTCTTTTACAATTATCAAAAAGAAATATTATTAAAGGCGCCAACGGATCGCCTATTGTTGTTCCCTTAAAAGAGAACGGGTTTAAGCGTTATATATTTGGTGGTATTATTTTTGGTTTTGGGTGGGCGCTTATAGGAGCCTGTCCGGGTCCGTTGTATATACTTTTAGGTACGGGCGTATATAGTATGGCTATTGTAATTATTGCTGCTATTTTTGGCACTTTTATTTACGGCATTATAAAAGATAAATTACCCCATTAA
- a CDS encoding YeeE/YedE family protein: MEYLLNPWPWYVSGPLIAFTMMLLLYLGKTFGMSSNLSTMCSILGGGKISEFFKFDWKEQSWNLAVVIGAIIGGFIATHFLSNDVVTDLNIKTVEELKTLGFSNAGASLVPDEIYNLEALLSLKGIAILIVGGLLVGFGTRYAGGCTSGHAITGLSSLQRPSLIAVIGFFIGGLIMTNFILPLIF; encoded by the coding sequence ATGGAGTATTTATTAAATCCCTGGCCATGGTATGTTTCTGGACCCTTAATTGCCTTTACCATGATGCTATTATTATATCTAGGCAAAACGTTTGGTATGTCTTCTAACCTTAGTACTATGTGCTCTATTTTGGGTGGTGGTAAAATTTCTGAATTTTTTAAATTCGATTGGAAAGAACAATCCTGGAATTTGGCCGTGGTTATTGGAGCTATTATTGGAGGGTTTATAGCAACTCACTTTTTATCGAATGATGTGGTTACAGATTTAAATATAAAAACCGTTGAAGAATTAAAAACTTTAGGTTTTTCAAATGCTGGAGCATCATTAGTCCCCGATGAAATTTACAACTTAGAAGCCTTATTATCTTTAAAAGGAATTGCCATACTTATAGTTGGCGGTTTATTGGTTGGCTTCGGTACTCGATATGCTGGCGGCTGTACTTCGGGCCATGCTATTACAGGCCTTAGTAGCTTACAACGCCCCTCTTTAATTGCCGTTATTGGATTTTTTATTGGTGGACTAATTATGACTAATTTTATTTTACCCTTAATTTTTTAA